GACCGCGTCGTCACGCAGGATCTCGCCCGTCTCGGCGTGGACGAAGACGGTGATCGGCACGCCCCAGGCGCGCTGGCGCGAGACCACCCAGTCGGGCCGGTTCTCGATCATGCCGCGCAGGCGGTTGCGGCCGGCGGGCGGCACGAAGCGGGTCGCGTCGATCGCGCTCACGGCGCGCTCGCGCAGGGTGCCGCCGGCGGGCGCGTGCTCGGTCGCCGGGATCTCCTGGTCCATGGCGATGAACCACTGCGGCGTGTTGCGGAAGATGACCGGCTTCTTGGAGCGCCAGGAATGCGGGTACTGGTGCTTCAGCCGCCCGCGGGCGATCAAGGCGCCGGCGGCGACCAGCGCGTCGATCACCGCCTGGTTGGCCTTGCCCTTGTCACCCTTGTCGGTGATCACGGCGAGCCCCTCGAACCCCGGCGCGTCCTTGGTGTAGAGGCCGTCGGCGCCCACCGTGTAGGGGATGCCGGACGGGATGCCCGCCGCGTCGAGGTCGCGCTTGTGCGCGGTCCACACCTCGAAGTCCTCCACGCCGTGGCCCGGCGCGGTGTGGACGAAGCCGGTGCCGGCATCGTCGGTCACATGGTCGCCCGGCAGCATCGGGACGGGGAAGCGATAGCCGCCGCTCTCGTGCCCGGCGAGCGGGTGGGCGGCGCGGTAACCGGACAGCTCGGCGCCGGTGACGTCGCGCACCCGCTCCCAGGCGGTGACGCGGGTGGACGTCAGCACCTCGTCGGCGAGCGTGTCGGCCAGCACCAGCCGCGCTCCGGCCTTCAGCCAGTTCTCCTCGGGCGCCTCGGTCACCGTGTAGAGCCCGTAGGCGATGCCGGGGCCGTAGGCGACCGCGCGATTGCCGGGGATCGTCCAGGGCGTCGTCGTCCAGATGACGACCGAGGCCCCCTCCAGGCCGCCGGCGGAATGCGCCTCGGCGTGGGTGACGTCCATCGGCATCTCGTGCGAGATCATGCCGCCTTCGACCTCTGGCGCGAAGCACACCGGGCTCGACGGCTCGTTGACGTCGGCCGTTTCGATCCGCGTCAGCGGGAACGCCACGGTGATCGTGTCGGACTGGTAGTCGTGATACTCGACCTCGGCCTCGGCGAGCGCGGTGCGCTCCACGACCGACCACATCACCGGCTTGGAGCCGCGGTAGAGCTGGCCGGAGGAGGCGAACGTCATCAACTCGCGGGCGATCTGCGCCTCGGCGGCGTAGCTCATCGTCAGGTACGGGCCCGACAGCGGCACCCCGGCGGAGAAGTTGTCGTCCCAGTCGACCGGGAAGTCGCCCACCACGCCCAGCCGCTCGAACTCCTCGCGCTGCACGCCGACCCAGTGGCGCGCATAGTCGCGGCACTCGGACCGGAAGTCGACGATCGGCACGTCGTCCTTGTTCTTTCCCTTGGCGCGGTACTGCTCCTCGACCTTCCACTCGATCGGCAGGCCGTGGCAGTCCCAGCCGGGGACGTAGTTGGCGTCGTAGCCCAGCATCTGGTGCGAGCGGACGACGAAGTCCTTGAGGATCTTGTTGAGCGCCGTGCCGATGTGGATGTTGCCGTTGGCGTAGGGCGGGCCGTCGTGCAGGATGAACTTCTCGCGCCCGGCCGACACCTCGCGCAGGCGCTTGTAGAGGTCCATCTCCTTCCACTTCGCCAGCCACTCGGGCTCCTTCTTGGGAAGGCCCGCGCGCATGGGAAAGTCGGTCTGCGGCAGGAACAGCGTCTTGGAATAGTCGCGGGTCACGGCGGCAGAATCGGACATTTCGGGCGCTTTCTGGACGGGCGCGGCAGATCCGCGCCACGGTTGGCGGACGAGCGGGGCGTATCGCACCCGGATCGTTGGCAGAACGGGAATTTGCCCGCTCGTGTCAAGCCCAGGCCGGCCGCTGTCAAGCCCGCGTCGGCGCCCGGCCCGCCGCCGCCGCGCCCCACCGGTGAGGTGGGGCCGCTACAGGACCTGGAACACGAAGACGATCGCCGACAGGTCGAGGTCGTTGAGGAGATAGACGCGGAACGGCTCGGACCGCGCCACCTGCCGCCAGCGCCCGGCGTCGGCCAGCGCCGTGATCGCGGCGGGGAAGCCCTGCTCCTCGAACGTGTCGGCCCGCAGGTTGAAGACGACGTAGCCGCCCGGCGCCGTCACCCGCACCAGCTCGGCAAGGCTCTCGGGCGGCGCATGGCCGGGGCCGAAGGCGCCGACGCAGGCGGTGTTGGCGAAGTCGGCGTCGGCGAAGGGGAGGGCGGTGAGATCACCCTCCGTCAACGCCGCGTAGATCCCCCGCGCCTCGGCGTGCGCCAGCATCGCAGGCGACAGGTCGACCCCCGTCAGCGGGCCGTAGCCCAGGAGCGCCAACGCATCGCCGACGACGCCGGTGCCGCACGCCGCGTCGAGCACTGGCCCCGCGTCCGGCGCGGCGTACCGGGCGAGGAAAGCGCTCGCCAGGTACGGGATGCGAATGCCCTGGCCGACGGTGTCGATCTCGTAGTCCGCCGCCCAGGTCTCGTAGTAGTCGCGTGTCTCGGCGGATGAGGCGGGGCCGTAGACCGCCTGCAACGTGCCGGGAGGTGCGGGGCGCCGGCTCAAAGGTTCGGCAGCAGCGCGTCGGCGCTGGAGGCAACGGCCTTGCCCGGCGCGTCCTCGATGTTGAGCACCTTCACCACGCCGTCCTCGACGAGCATCGCGTAGCGCTTGGAGCGAATGCCCATGCCGAAGCCCGAGGCGTCGATGTCGAGACCGGCGGCGCGGGTGAAGTTGGCCGAACCGTCGGCGAGGAAGGTGATCTTGGTGCCCGCCTCGGTCGACTTCGACCAGGCGTTCATCACGAAGACGTCGTTGACCGCGACGACGGCGATCTCGTCGATCCCCTTGGCCTTGATGTCGTCGTAGGCGGTGAGGAAGCCGGGGAGGTGGTTGTTGTGGCAGGTCGGCGTGAAGGCACCCGGCACGCCGAAGATCACCACGCGCCGGCCTTTGGTCAGCTCCTCGGTCGTCACGTCGGACGGGCCGTCCGTGGTCATCGTCTTGAAAGTCGCTTCGGGAAGGTTGGAGCCGACATCGATCGTCATCAGGGTGTCTCCTCGTGATGCGTTTGCGCAGATGTATAGGTGTCCGCTGCGGCAAACGACACCCCCGGCACGAACCGTGCCTACACGCCTCGAATTGGTGTGCTACGTTGGTGGTGGCGTGGCTCTGGGAGGCGGCCCATGGATAGGACGGAAGGGTATCTGGAAGGTCAGTGCCTTATTGCGATGCCGCAGATGGGCGACGAGCGGTTCGACCGTGCGGTCGTCTTCCTCTGCGCCCACTCGGAGGAGGGCGCCATGGGCATCATCGTCAACAAGCCGGCCAAGAACGTCTCGTTCGTCGACCTCCTGACCCAGCTGGGCGTCGTCGAGGAGGACAGCGCCATCCGCCTGCCGGACACCGCGCGAAACGTCGCAGTCCACAACGGCGGCCCGGTGGAGACCGGCCGCGGCTTCGTCCTCCACACCTCCGACTTCATGCTGAAGGAGGCGACGCTGGTCGCCGGCGACGACGTCTGCCTCACGGCGACGGTGGAGATCCTGCGCGCGATCGCGCACGGGTCGGGCCCCAGCCAGGCGCTCCTGGCGCTCGGCTATGCCGGGTGGGCGCCCGGCCAGCTCGAGGCGGAGATCGCCGGCAACGGATGGCTCCACTGCGCCGCCGATCACGACCTCCTGTTCGACATGGACGTCGGGAGCAAGTACGAACGGGCCGTGAAGAAGCTCGGCTTCGCGCCGCAGGTGCTCTCCTCGGCCGCCGGTCACGCCTGACCCGGCGCCGTCCCGATGACGGGATTGTGTTGACAGAGCGCCGCCTTACGGGCTTCTGAAAACGGCCTTGGCGGGAGGATTGGTTCCGGGTGCAGTACATCTCCACGAGAGGCGGCGCCGAGCCGCTGGGCTTTTGCGATGCGACGCTGACGGGCCTCGCCCCGGACGGCGGCCTGTTCGTGCCCGAGCGCTACCCCACTCTCGACACAGCGACTCTCTCGTCTCTCGTCGGCGCCCCGTTCGAGACGATGGCCCACACCGTGCTCTCCCGCTTCACCGGCGGTGAGCTGACCGACGCCGACCTGAAGGCCGACATCGATGCCGCGATGGGCACCTTCGCCCACACCGCGCGCACCCCCTTGGTGCAGATCGGCCCCAGCCACTTCATCCTCGAGCTGTTCCACGGCCCCACGCTGGCGTTCAAGGACGTCGCGATGCAGACCCTGGCGCGGCTGATGGACCGCATTTTGTCGCAGCGCGGCCGCCGGGCGACCATCGTCACCGCGACGTCCGGCGACACCGGCGCCGCCGCCGCCGACGCCTTCCGCGGCCGCTCCGCGATCGACCTCTTCATCCTCTATCCGCACGGCCGGGTCTCGGAGGTGCAGCGCCGGCAGATGACCACGATCGCCGACGACAACGTCCACACCCTCGCCGTCGAGGGCGACTTCGACGACTGCCAGCGCATCGTCAAAGCGCTCTTCGTCGACCGCGCGTTCAACGAGCGCGTCGCCATGTCGGGCGTGAACTCGATCAACTGGGCCCGCGTCGCGGCGCAGATCACCTATTATCTGTTCGCCGCGCTGGCGTTGGGCGCGCCGCACCGCAAGATCGCCTTCTCGGTGCCGACCGGCAACTTCGGCGATATCCTCGCCGGCTACGTCGCCCACGAGATGGGCCTGCCGGTGGCCGAGCTGATCATCGCCACCAACCAGAACGACATTCTCGACCGCACGCTGAAGACCGGCCGCTACATGCCCGGCCGCGTCGCCCCGTCGACCTCGCCGTCGATGGACATCCAGGTATCCTCGAACTTCGAGCGCCTGGTGTTCGACCTGTCCGGCCGCGACGCCGCGTCCGTGAAGGGCCGCATGGCGGACCTGTCGGACGGCTTCGCGCTGAGCGACGCCGAACTCGGCCGGATGAAGACCCTCTTCACCTCCGGCCGCGCCGACGACGAGGACACCCGCCGGATCATCGGCGAGGTCTACGCCGAGACGGGCCTCGTCGTGGACCCGCACACCGCCGTGGGCCTCAAGGCCGCGCGTGAGGCGAGGGTGCCCGCCGGCACCCCGGTCGTGACCTTGTCGACGGCGCACCCGGCCAAGTTCCCCGACGCGGTGGAGGCCGGCTGCGGCCGCCGCCCCGAGCGGCCGGAGCGCCTCGCCGCGGTGATGAGCGACCCCGAGCGCTCCACCACCGTCCCGGCCGACGTGAAGGCCGTGGCCGATATCGTCGTCGACCGTTCGCGCGCGGTGGCGGCATGACCGAGCTGACCAAACTCCCGTCCGGCCTCACCGTCGTCTCCGACACGATGGCCCATGTCGACAGTGTCGCCGTCGGCGTTTGGGTCGAGACCGGCACCCGCTCCGAGCTTGAGGGCGAGCACGGCATCGCCCACTTCATGGAGCACATGGCCTTCAAGGGCACGGCCAACCGGTCCGCCCGTGCCATCTCCGAGGCGATCGAGAGCGTCGGCGGCGAGATCAACGCCGCCACCAGCGTCGAGACCACGGCCTACCACGCGCGGATGCTGACCGAGGATCTCTCCCTCGCGCTCGGCATCTTCTCGGACATCCTCACCGTCCCCGCCTTCGATCCGGCCGACGTCGAGCGCGAGCGCCACGTCATCCTGCAGGAGATCGGCGCCGCGGAGGACATCCCCGAGGACCGCGCCTTCGACGCGCTCCCCGAGGCGGCCTTCGTCGGCCAGCCGCTCGGCCGGCGCATCCTCGGGACCAGAGCCTCGGTCGGCGCCGTCTCGCCGGATGCGCTGCGCGACTTCTTCGCCGCCAACTACACCGCCCCGGCGATGACCGTCGTCGCCGCCGGACAGGTGGAGCACGCCCGCTTCGTCGACGAGGTCGCCCGCGCCTTCGAGCGGGTGCCGACGCGTCCCGCCCGCGCCGCCCCCGCCGCCAACTATACCGGCGGCGCCGCGGCCGAGAGCGACGACGCGTCCGAGTGTCAGCTCATCTTCGGCTTCGAGGGGCGCGCCGCACTCCATGACGACGCCGTCGCCGCGCAGCTCGCCGCGATGGTGCTCGGCGGGGGGCTGTCCTCGCGCCTCTTCCAGGCTCTGCGCGAAGAGCGCGGCCTCGTCTACGACACGTCCGCCTTCCACTGGGCGTTCTCCGATTCGGGCGTCTTCGCCATCCACCTCGCCACCTCTCCGGGCGATGTCGCCGAGGCGCGCGCCGTCGTCCTCGACGAGCTGGAGAGCGCCATCGCCACCATCACCGCCGAGGAGCTGAACCGGGCCAAGGCGCAGCTCAAGGCGGGGCTCCTGATGAGCCGCGAGAGCTGCAATGCGCGCATGGGTCAGGCCGCCCGGCAGGCGATCGTCTTCGGCCGACCGGTCACCAAGGACGAGCGCGTCGCCGAGATCGAGCAGGTGAGCGACGCGGACGTGCGCCGCATCCTGGGCGAGGTCTCACGCTCGGTGCCGACCGTCGTCACCATCGGTGCGACCGACGCCATGGACGCCGCCGCCATCAGCGCCCGGTTCGGGGCGAAGGTCGCCGCCCTATGAGTGCGCTGCCGCGTTCTGGTCCCGTGCGCGGCACTGCCGCCCTGAACGAGAGCACGGTGATCAGCGGCATCCGCACCCGGCTGAAGATGCCGGTCGCCAACGACTATACCGACTGGAGCAAGCTGCGGGCCGAGAGCCGGCACTTCCTCAAGCCCTGGGAGCCGACCTGGCCCCGCGACGACCTGACCCGGATGGCCTTCCGCCGCCGCCTGCGCCGCTACCACCGCGAGATCCGTGCCGACGAGGGCTACGCCGTCTTCGTCTACGAGGCCGACAGCGGGGCGCTCGCCGGCGGGATCACCCTGGCGCACGTCAAGCGCGGCGTGACACAGTCCTGCTCGCTCGGCTATTGGATGGGCGAGCGGTTCGCCGGGCAGGGGCTCATGGGCGACGCCGTGCGTGCCATCGTCCCCTTCTGCTTCGAGACCCTCGGCCTCAACCGTATCGAGGCCGCCACCCTGCCGCACAACGAGCGCTCGATCCGTCTTCTGAAGCGCGTCGGCTTCACCGAGGAGGGGTACGCGCGGCGCTTCCTGTGCATCAACGGCGCCTGGCGCGATCACATCCTGTTCGGCCTGGTCAACGGGGACACCATCGACCCCACGCGAGATACCCCCTCATGATGCGCTGGCTTCTGGCCGCACTGATGGCCCTGACGAGCGTGAACGCGATGGCCGTCGAGGCCGTGCCCGTCGGCAACACGCCGGTGGTCGACCTGCGTCCGCTCGCCGAGATCTACCTGGACGAGCCGGAGCGCTTGCAGGTTTCCACCGCGCCGGACATCAACGGCGTGGTGCAGCGGATCGAGGTGACGCCGACCCACGAGGGGACGCGGCACTGGGCGGTCATCGGCCTGCAGAACCCCGGTGACGAGCAGCTCGACCGCCTGCTGGTGGCGCAGCACCATCGCCTCGGCGGCTCGGGCATCGTCAACCCGGACCTCGGCTCGGTTCGCATCGTCGGCATCACACCGTCGGAAGGGTTCCCGCCGCAGCGCGTCCCCTCGACCGACGCCGACGTCTTCCTCATCACGCTGGATCCCGGTGCGACGGTGACCTTCGTGCTCGAACTGGGCGACGAGAACCTGCCGATGCTGCGTCTGTGGGACCCCAACGCCTACCGCGACAGCCAGAACGCCTACACCCTCTTCAAGGGCATCATCGTCGGCATCGCCGGGCTGATGGCGCTGTTCTTCCTGGCGATGTTCGTCATCAAGGGCACGATGATGTTCGCCGCCTCGGCGGTGCTCGCCTGGGTCGCCTTCGGCTACGTGCTGATCGACTTCTCGTTCCTCGCCGACATCATCGCCACGCGCCTCGCGTCGGAGACGGCGCTGCGCGCCTTCAGCGAGGCGGTGCTCGTCATCGCGCTGGCGGCGTTCGTCCTGTCCTACCTGCAGATCACCCGCTGGCGGCTGCGCAACACCAGCCTCCTGATCGCCTTCCTGCCCCTGGCCGCCGTCGCCGGCTGGCTCGCCTTCCAGACGCCGACCCTCGTCGCCCAGCTGTCGCGCCAGGCGCTGCCGGTGGTGGCCTTGCTCGGCCTCGTCTCGATCATCGTCTCGGCGATCCGCGGCAACGAGCGTGCGGTGATGATCCTGCCGACGTGGGTGCTGCTGATCGCCTGGATCGTCGCCGCGGGCATGACCGTCACCGGCGGGGTCGAAAACGACTTCGTCCAGCCCGCGCTCAATGGCGGGCTGGTGCTGCTCGTCCTGTTGATCGGATTCACGGTGATGCAGCACGCCTTCGCGGGCACCACCATCGCCCCCGCGCTCGCCAAGAACGTCGAGCGGGACGTGCTGGCGCTGGCCGGGGCCGGCGACATCGTCTGGGACTGGGACCTGCAGCGCGACCACATCACCTGCGGCGCCGAGGTCGAGAGCCGGCTCGGCATGGACAAGGGCGCCCTGCAAGGGCCGCCGCAGGACTGGTTCCCCGCGCTCCACCCGCAGGACCGCGACCGCTTCCGCGCCGTGCTCGACGCCACCACCGAGCGCCGCCGCGGCCGCATCAACGACATCTTCCGCTTCCGTGGCGTCGACGGGCACTTCCGCTGGTTCCGCCTGCGCGCCCGCCCGGTCATCGGCACCGACGGCGAGATCATCCGTTGCGTCGGCACGCTGACCGACGTGACGGAGGCCAAGACCGTCGAGGAGCGGCTGCTGCACGACAGCGTCTACGACAATCTGACGGGCCTGCCCAATCAGGCGCTGTTCCTCGATCGGATCGAGATGGCGCGCGCCTGGTCCAATGAGCAGACCGCGCAGCGTCTCTTCGTGGTCGTCGTCAATCCGGACAACTTCTCGGAGATCAACGACCAGTACGGCCAGTCGGTCGGCGATTCGGTGCTTCTGACGATGGCCCGCCGCCTCGGCCGTATCCTGCGCCGGCACGACAGTGTCGCCCGCCTCTCCGGCGATTCCTTCGGACTCTTGGTCTACTCCGACCCCAACAAGCTGGACGATCTCGCCGAGCGGGTGCGCGGCGCGATGGGGACGCCGATCCCGTTCGCGGAGGAGGAGATCGTCGTCATCTGCTCGCTCGGCATCGCCGGGATCGACCTCAAGGCCGAGAACGCCTCGGAGATCCTCGACAACGCCGAGCTGGCGCTGCGGCGGGCCAAGCGCCAGGGCGGCGACCGGGCCGAGGTGTTCGATCCGCTGATGCGCCGCCTCAACATGTCCGGCCGCTCCCTCGCCCGCGACCTGAAGCGCGCCATCGCCGAGGACAAGGTCAAGCTGCAGTTCCGCCCGGTGATGGACTTCGAGACCGGCAAGATCACCGGCTACGAGGCCGTCCCCTCCTGGCAGCACCCGTTGCAGGGGCCGCTCTCCTGGGGCGAACTGCTCGACGTCGCCTCGCACGAGAACATGGCGCTGCAGATGGCGCTGGCGACGCTCGACCGCTGCGGCCAGACGCTCGGCGAGTGGCGCTCGGGCGGCAACCCGCTGAACCTGATGGTCACGCTCCCCATCGCCGAGGCCTTCCGCTCCGAGCTCGTCGGCGACATGAAGACCATCATCGCCCGCGCCCGCGTCGAGCCCGGCACGCTGCAGATCGGCATCCCCGAGCGCATCGTCTCCGACAATCCGGAGTTCTGCGTCCAGCTGATCTCCCGCCTCAGGGACGTCGGCGTCTCGGTCTGGCTGGTCGACTTCGCGCGCCGCACCAGCGCGCCCACCATTCTCTCGCGCCTCGCCATCGACGGTGTGCGCTTCGACGAGGGGCTCACCCGCGTCGGCGACCAACCCCGTTCGGAGAAGCTGATCGAGGCGATGTTCCAGGTCGCAGGGGCGCTCGATGCCAAAGTCATGGTCGCGGGGGTGGAGACCGAGGCGCAGGCGGCTAAGCTGAAGAGCCTGGGCGCGGACTACGGCGTCGGCCCGGTGTTCGGGCGGCCGGTCACGTCGCTCGGCAAATCCAAGAAACTCCAGACACAACAAGCAGCGGAATAAACTATGCGGCACGGCGGACAGGTTCTGGTCGAACAGCTCAAGACCGAGGGCGTCGACCGCGTCTTCCAGGTTCCGGGAGAAAGCTTCCTCGCCGCGCTGGACGGCCTGCACGAGTCGGGCGTCGACGTCATCGGCTGCCGCCAGGAGGGTGGCGCCACGATGATGGCCGAGGCCGACGGCAAGCTCACCGGCCGCCCCGGCATCGCCTTCGTGACCCGCGGTCCCGGCGCCACCAACGGCTCCTCGGGCGTCCACGTCGCCATGCAGGATTCGACGCCGATGATCCTCTTCATCGGCCAGGTCGGCGCCGACATGGTCGACCGCGAGGCCTTCCAGGAGGTCGACTACCGGCAGATGTTCGGCCCCCTCGCCAAGTGGGCCGCGCAGATCGACACGCCCGACCGCATCCCCGAATACGTCTCCCACGCCTTCCACACCGCGATGTCCGGCCGCCCCGGCCCGGTGGTGCTGGCGCTCCCCGAGACGATGATCTCCGCCGAGACGTCGGCCCCCTCGGTGCCCGCGTCCAACCCCGCCTTTCCCGAGGCGAGCCCCGGCATGGTCGCCCGCACGATCGAGATGCTGAAGGGCGCCGAGCGGCCGCTCGTCATCGTCGGCGGGCCGGGCTGGTCGTCCCAGACATGCGACGCGCTGCGCGCCTTCGCCGAAGCGTCCGACATCCCGGTCGCCGTCTCGCTGCGCTGCCAGGACTATCTCGATACCCGCTGCCCGCAGGCGGTGGGGGATATGGGCGTCGCCATCGCGCCGGGCCTCAAGAAGGTCGTTACCGAGGCGGACGTCGTCCTCGTCGTCGGCGCGCGCCTCGGCGAGATGACGACCCAGGGTTACACCCTGTTCGAGGTGCCCGAGCCCAGCCAGACGCTCATCCACGTCTACCCGACGGGGGACGAGATCGGCCGCGTCTATCGCCCCGATCTCGGCATCGTCTCCACGCCGACGCCGTTCTTCGAGGCGCTGGCCGCGGGCTGGCCGAAAGGCGGCCCCGAGCCGTGGGCGACATGGCGCCAGGACGCGCGCGCCGCGTTCGAGGCATGGACGACGCCGAAGGAGACCCCCGGCGCGGTGAAGATGGAGGAGGTCGTGTCGCACCTCTCCAAGACGCTGGGCGACAACGCGATCATCACCAACGGCGCCGGCAATTATTCCGGCTGGGTGCACCGTTACTACCGCTTCCGCGGCTGGCGCACGCAGCTGGCGCCGACCTCCGGGTCGATGGGCTACGGCCTGCCGGCCGCGGTGGCGGCGAAGCTGCGCCATCCCGACGAGACGGTGGTCTGCTTCGCCGGCGACGGATGCTTCCAGATGACGTGCCAGGAGTTCGGCACCGCGGCGCAGTATGGTGCCGGGCTCGTCACCATCGTCTCCGACAACGGCATGTACGGCACGATCCGCATGCACCAGGAGCGGCACTATCCCGGCCGCCCGTCGGGAA
This portion of the Acuticoccus sp. I52.16.1 genome encodes:
- a CDS encoding thiamine pyrophosphate-binding protein, translated to MRHGGQVLVEQLKTEGVDRVFQVPGESFLAALDGLHESGVDVIGCRQEGGATMMAEADGKLTGRPGIAFVTRGPGATNGSSGVHVAMQDSTPMILFIGQVGADMVDREAFQEVDYRQMFGPLAKWAAQIDTPDRIPEYVSHAFHTAMSGRPGPVVLALPETMISAETSAPSVPASNPAFPEASPGMVARTIEMLKGAERPLVIVGGPGWSSQTCDALRAFAEASDIPVAVSLRCQDYLDTRCPQAVGDMGVAIAPGLKKVVTEADVVLVVGARLGEMTTQGYTLFEVPEPSQTLIHVYPTGDEIGRVYRPDLGIVSTPTPFFEALAAGWPKGGPEPWATWRQDARAAFEAWTTPKETPGAVKMEEVVSHLSKTLGDNAIITNGAGNYSGWVHRYYRFRGWRTQLAPTSGSMGYGLPAAVAAKLRHPDETVVCFAGDGCFQMTCQEFGTAAQYGAGLVTIVSDNGMYGTIRMHQERHYPGRPSGTRLVNPDFAKLAESYGGFGATVRETSEFPDAFAAAVASGLPSIIHLHTDPEALSTGLRLSSFATA